A part of Simkaniaceae bacterium genomic DNA contains:
- the prmC gene encoding peptide chain release factor N(5)-glutamine methyltransferase → MQASDYLALCRDSLARRGVAMPRLVAESILSHVCGVSKDQVEFYSDLSHDEMLRADNLIERVLKGEPFEYVIGKVDFYGNELLLSKCALIPRSETELMLDFAAKRVREKGIETGVAVDLCCGSGCLGLGFKKAFLEFDVNLCDIDPSCIALAKDNAQRLGLDVRVLLGDFLEPLKAVGADVVLCNPPYVSEQEYEELDASVKDFEPKRALVAPDEGLYFYRKMAEELPSYLNPGALVFVEIGANQANQVSQIFNTTSLKIISCEKDLAGHDRFFFLENQ, encoded by the coding sequence ATGCAGGCGTCTGATTATTTAGCTCTTTGTCGGGATTCATTGGCGAGAAGGGGTGTTGCAATGCCTCGGCTCGTTGCCGAATCAATTTTATCCCATGTTTGCGGTGTGTCTAAAGATCAGGTTGAGTTTTACTCAGACCTTAGTCATGACGAGATGCTGCGAGCGGATAATCTTATCGAGCGGGTGCTAAAGGGAGAGCCATTTGAGTATGTGATCGGAAAAGTCGATTTTTATGGCAATGAGCTTTTATTGTCGAAGTGCGCTCTAATACCCAGATCGGAAACGGAGTTGATGCTCGATTTTGCAGCAAAAAGAGTGCGCGAAAAGGGGATTGAGACAGGGGTTGCTGTTGATCTTTGTTGCGGCAGCGGATGTCTTGGTCTTGGGTTCAAAAAGGCGTTTTTAGAGTTTGATGTCAATTTATGCGATATTGATCCGAGTTGCATTGCTCTTGCCAAAGATAATGCTCAAAGACTAGGTCTTGATGTGAGGGTATTGCTTGGAGATTTTTTAGAGCCTTTAAAAGCTGTCGGTGCCGACGTTGTTCTTTGTAATCCCCCTTATGTTAGTGAGCAAGAGTATGAAGAGCTCGATGCGAGTGTTAAAGATTTTGAGCCTAAACGGGCGCTTGTAGCTCCTGATGAGGGGCTTTATTTTTACCGTAAAATGGCTGAAGAGTTGCCGTCTTATCTCAACCCGGGGGCGCTCGTTTTTGTAGAAATCGGGGCAAATCAAGCAAATCAGGTGAGTCAAATTTTTAATACGACCTCTTTAAAGATAATCTCCTGCGAAAAGGATTTGGCAGGGCACGATCGCTTCTTTTTCCTTGAAAATCAATAA
- a CDS encoding type B 50S ribosomal protein L31 gives MKKEGHPDYQDILFIDTATGSKFVCGSTLKPKETQEHNGTTYPVSYLSVSSASHPFFTGSQQFVDSEGRIDKFLKKYQTKKPVQKKEEEEPPKGKAKKGKK, from the coding sequence ATGAAAAAAGAAGGCCATCCCGATTATCAAGATATTCTCTTTATCGATACGGCAACCGGATCTAAGTTTGTCTGTGGAAGCACACTGAAGCCCAAAGAAACGCAAGAGCATAATGGCACGACCTATCCTGTGTCGTATTTATCTGTTTCATCTGCTTCGCACCCTTTCTTTACGGGCAGCCAACAGTTTGTTGATTCTGAAGGGCGTATTGATAAGTTCTTAAAGAAATATCAAACAAAAAAGCCTGTCCAAAAAAAGGAAGAGGAAGAGCCACCAAAGGGTAAAGCTAAAAAGGGTAAGAAATAA
- the rpsP gene encoding 30S ribosomal protein S16 — MALKIRLRQQGRTNHRLYRLVVADSRLPRDGKYIEKIGLYDPHRKGEEDTVINHERLAFWIEQGAELTEKTVSLIARGAPEVYKNWLNKQLDKRKKLLDKRKARKAKAAAA; from the coding sequence ATGGCACTCAAAATTCGTTTGCGTCAACAAGGACGTACAAATCACCGCTTATATAGACTGGTTGTAGCTGATTCACGCTTACCGAGAGATGGAAAGTACATTGAAAAAATTGGCTTGTATGACCCTCATCGCAAAGGTGAAGAAGATACTGTCATCAATCATGAAAGATTGGCATTTTGGATTGAGCAAGGCGCAGAGCTAACTGAAAAAACGGTTTCTTTAATTGCAAGAGGAGCTCCGGAAGTATATAAAAACTGGCTCAACAAGCAATTAGACAAGAGAAAAAAGCTTCTCGATAAAAGAAAAGCGAGAAAAGCTAAGGCCGCAGCTGCGTAA
- the prfA gene encoding peptide chain release factor 1, whose product MEAKIQELLKKLDGVEDQLGQPEVVNDKVKFRELTQQHAYLSELKEVWQSYQKAVKDIADNEELIKEESDPEFVAIAKEELPPLYGKKEKLQQQLHSLIVPPDPTDSQNTILELRAGTGGDEAALFVGDCVRMYKLYAGDKGWTVDPLSYTESEIGGYKEYIMVLSGKDVYRLMKYEAGTHRVQRVPETEAQGRVHTSAITVAVLLEPAEDEEIHIDETELKIDTYRASGAGGQHVNTTDSAVRITHMPTGTVVYCQQERSQHKNKDKAMRLLAAKLAEESQRKKHEERSSLRQSQVGSGDRSERIRTYNFPQNRLTDHRINLTLYKLDQIMNGDLDMVTQALVAHFYQKSLENAGV is encoded by the coding sequence ATGGAAGCAAAAATTCAAGAGCTTCTTAAAAAACTGGATGGAGTTGAGGATCAGCTCGGACAACCTGAGGTTGTCAATGACAAAGTTAAATTTCGCGAGCTGACTCAACAACACGCTTATCTTTCCGAGCTTAAAGAGGTTTGGCAATCTTATCAAAAGGCTGTTAAAGACATCGCAGATAATGAAGAGCTGATTAAAGAAGAGAGTGATCCTGAGTTTGTTGCCATTGCTAAAGAGGAACTCCCTCCTTTGTATGGAAAAAAGGAAAAGCTCCAGCAGCAGCTTCACTCACTTATCGTTCCCCCGGATCCAACTGACAGTCAAAATACCATTTTAGAGCTTCGCGCCGGTACGGGTGGGGATGAAGCCGCTCTATTTGTTGGCGATTGTGTTCGTATGTATAAATTATATGCAGGGGATAAGGGTTGGACTGTTGATCCTTTGTCTTATACTGAGTCGGAGATAGGCGGTTATAAAGAATATATCATGGTGTTGTCAGGAAAAGATGTCTATCGCCTGATGAAATATGAAGCGGGGACTCATCGAGTTCAGCGCGTTCCTGAGACTGAGGCGCAAGGAAGAGTTCATACGTCTGCTATTACAGTTGCCGTTCTTCTCGAGCCTGCGGAAGATGAAGAGATTCATATTGATGAGACTGAGTTGAAAATTGATACATATCGCGCGTCCGGAGCGGGGGGGCAGCATGTCAATACAACTGATTCTGCCGTGCGCATTACGCATATGCCCACAGGAACCGTTGTCTATTGTCAACAAGAGCGTTCTCAACACAAAAATAAAGATAAGGCGATGCGCCTTCTTGCAGCAAAACTTGCAGAAGAATCTCAGAGAAAAAAGCACGAAGAGAGATCGTCGCTTCGTCAATCTCAGGTGGGAAGTGGAGATCGTTCTGAGAGGATTCGCACCTATAATTTTCCACAAAATCGTTTGACTGATCACCGCATTAATCTCACGCTCTACAAGCTCGACCAAATTATGAATGGTGACCTCGATATGGTGACTCAAGCTTTAGTTGCTCATTTTTACCAAAAGTCGTTAGAAAATGCAGGCGTCTGA
- the rplS gene encoding 50S ribosomal protein L19: MGRPALIEAIEAEQLKKEIPEFRIGDNLKISFKIIEGGKERIQSLTGTVVARKGSGLSENITLYRTAYGSAMERVFMLHSPRITDIAVVRKGKVRRSKLYYICGVMGKASKVKERIGKKSIVVTEDVKAETNNTAAEAENN, translated from the coding sequence ATGGGTCGTCCAGCTCTTATTGAAGCCATTGAAGCTGAGCAACTGAAAAAAGAAATCCCGGAGTTTAGAATCGGAGATAACCTCAAAATCTCTTTTAAGATTATTGAGGGTGGAAAAGAGAGAATCCAGTCTCTGACCGGGACAGTTGTAGCTAGAAAGGGAAGTGGTCTTTCTGAAAATATTACACTTTACAGAACTGCATATGGATCGGCTATGGAGCGTGTTTTTATGCTTCACAGTCCTCGCATTACAGACATCGCTGTTGTGAGAAAAGGTAAAGTTCGCCGTTCGAAACTTTACTACATTTGTGGTGTAATGGGTAAAGCGTCAAAAGTTAAAGAAAGAATCGGTAAAAAAAGCATTGTCGTAACAGAAGATGTGAAAGCCGAAACAAACAACACTGCAGCTGAAGCTGAGAATAACTAA
- the trmD gene encoding tRNA (guanosine(37)-N1)-methyltransferase TrmD: MKFDILSLFPDYFTGPFDVSILKRAKKNGLIDINLVNIRNFAHDKHQTVDDRPYGGGPGMVLKPEPLTEAIRSVRSEKSHVCLLSPQGKLLTAAKCRRLAQLPHLVLVCGHYEAVDERVIESEIDEEISIGDYVLTSGAPAAIVLIDAISRFIPGVIGNEEAANQDSFEQEMLFDAPHYTRPEEFEGKRVPEVLLNGHHKEIEKWRRNKALLKTQQVRPDLLDQSNLYKE; encoded by the coding sequence ATGAAATTTGATATTCTTTCACTTTTTCCGGATTATTTTACGGGGCCATTTGATGTCAGTATCCTGAAGCGAGCTAAAAAGAATGGGTTGATTGATATCAATCTGGTTAATATTCGTAACTTTGCACATGATAAGCATCAGACTGTCGATGACCGTCCTTATGGAGGAGGTCCCGGAATGGTGCTTAAACCTGAGCCCTTAACTGAGGCGATTCGAAGTGTGAGAAGTGAAAAGAGCCATGTCTGTTTACTCTCACCTCAGGGGAAACTTTTAACGGCAGCGAAATGCCGCCGGCTCGCTCAATTGCCACATCTTGTATTAGTATGTGGCCATTATGAAGCCGTTGATGAACGCGTGATTGAGTCTGAGATTGATGAGGAGATAAGTATTGGCGATTATGTGCTTACATCAGGAGCACCGGCAGCCATCGTTCTCATCGATGCAATTTCTCGGTTTATTCCCGGAGTGATTGGGAATGAAGAGGCTGCAAATCAGGACTCTTTTGAGCAAGAGATGTTATTTGATGCGCCGCATTATACGAGACCGGAGGAGTTTGAGGGGAAAAGAGTTCCCGAAGTTCTTCTCAACGGTCACCATAAAGAAATAGAAAAGTGGCGAAGAAACAAAGCCTTATTGAAAACACAGCAGGTGAGACCTGATCTCTTGGATCAGTCAAACCTGTACAAAGAATGA
- the ffh gene encoding signal recognition particle protein, with translation MFGALTEKLQSLAVSLRGQKKLTEENIGEAVRQVRLALLDADVNFSVVSHFIKQVKAKALGEDVVKSVTPGDQFIKVVHDELVSLMGGEEARLNLKSDLAVILLCGLQGSGKTTHCAKLANYLSGKEFLKKPLLVACDLQRPAAIEQLKTLGSQINVPVFTLEGENKPLKVAKKAIEYAKANGFDVVIVDSAGRLHIDEALMGELKDVKAFLDPHETLFVANAALGQDAVKTAKEFDEKIGITGTILTMLDGTSRAGAAISIREVTQKPLKFEGIGEKMGDLQLFNPISMADRILGMGDIINLVKKAKDHFDESEAERMQEKMKNASFSYNDYLKQMSAFKKMGSFKSLMTMLPGMNQLPADFDMSGKELDRMEAMILSMTEEEREGLVELEPSRRRRIAQGSGMTIDDVNKMVKGFKRVKQMFKQMPKLQKKMKKNPLMSKLFS, from the coding sequence ATGTTTGGTGCACTGACTGAAAAACTCCAATCACTAGCTGTGAGTTTGCGAGGTCAAAAGAAATTAACTGAAGAAAATATTGGAGAGGCCGTCCGTCAGGTGCGTCTAGCTCTTCTCGATGCGGATGTTAATTTTTCTGTTGTGAGTCATTTCATCAAGCAAGTTAAAGCGAAAGCTCTTGGCGAAGATGTTGTTAAATCCGTCACTCCCGGGGATCAGTTCATCAAGGTTGTCCATGATGAGCTCGTTTCTTTAATGGGGGGTGAAGAGGCTCGTCTCAATCTTAAAAGCGATTTAGCTGTGATTCTGCTTTGCGGGCTTCAGGGGTCGGGTAAAACGACGCACTGCGCTAAACTAGCCAATTACTTATCGGGCAAGGAGTTTTTGAAAAAGCCCCTTCTCGTTGCATGTGATCTACAAAGGCCGGCAGCGATTGAACAGCTTAAAACATTGGGCAGTCAGATTAACGTGCCTGTTTTCACCCTGGAGGGAGAAAATAAGCCATTAAAGGTAGCTAAGAAAGCGATTGAGTATGCTAAGGCGAATGGATTTGACGTCGTTATCGTTGATTCTGCCGGACGGCTTCATATTGATGAAGCTTTGATGGGTGAACTGAAAGATGTGAAAGCGTTTCTCGATCCCCATGAGACGCTTTTTGTGGCAAATGCAGCCCTAGGTCAAGATGCTGTCAAAACGGCAAAAGAGTTTGATGAGAAAATAGGGATTACCGGAACGATCCTAACAATGCTCGATGGAACGAGTCGCGCCGGTGCTGCAATATCTATTCGCGAGGTGACCCAGAAGCCCCTCAAGTTTGAAGGGATTGGGGAAAAAATGGGAGATCTTCAGCTTTTTAACCCGATTTCTATGGCTGATCGTATTCTTGGAATGGGTGATATTATCAATCTCGTTAAGAAGGCCAAGGATCATTTTGACGAGAGCGAAGCTGAAAGAATGCAAGAGAAAATGAAAAATGCCTCATTTTCTTATAATGACTACCTCAAACAAATGTCGGCATTTAAAAAAATGGGGTCATTTAAAAGTTTAATGACAATGCTTCCCGGAATGAATCAGCTCCCTGCTGATTTTGATATGTCGGGTAAGGAACTTGATCGGATGGAGGCAATGATCCTCTCAATGACAGAAGAAGAGAGAGAGGGGCTTGTGGAGCTAGAGCCTTCAAGAAGGAGAAGGATCGCGCAAGGTAGCGGGATGACCATTGATGATGTCAATAAAATGGTAAAGGGCTTTAAAAGAGTAAAGCAAATGTTTAAACAGATGCCAAAACTACAAAAAAAGATGAAGAAAAATCCCTTAATGTCTAAACTATTTAGCTAG